In Capsicum annuum cultivar UCD-10X-F1 chromosome 11, UCD10Xv1.1, whole genome shotgun sequence, one genomic interval encodes:
- the LOC124888806 gene encoding uncharacterized protein LOC124888806: MDILEWEGDYSPTSMKLIFFLRAKWLIVRGCLDFLAHLRDTFAEVSFIELVLVLCEYQEVFPIDLSGMPPDRDIDFCIDLELGTRPISIPPYKLAPAGLRKLNSQLQDLLSKGFIRSSASPWGAPILLVKKDGSLRMCTDYNQLNKVTIHNKYPLSRMDDLFNQLQVAFVLSKIYLRFRHVFSKKEVIVDPQKIEAIKNWDSPTLVTEEKNMIGYALRYLKPNEKNYPTHNLELAAGSFQQIKYEHQKPDGTLQRMPIPEWKWEMIAIDFVVSLRKSLGKYDSIWVIFDRLTKSADFITVQLVGPVAYRLALPPSLSGVHPVFHVSMLKKFHGYGNYIIHWDSVLLDENLSYEDLLDKNLSYEEEPITILDRDVRKLRTKKIASVKVQWKNHPIKEAT; the protein is encoded by the exons ATGGATATACTTGAGTGGGAGGGCGATTATAGTCCTACTTCAATGAAACTTATTTTCTTTCTACGTGCAAAGTGGTTAATTGTGAGAGGTTGTTTGGACTTCCTAGCACATCTTCGGGACACGTTCGCAGAGGTCTCATTTATTGAGTTAGTTCTTGTGTTGTGTGAGTACCAAGAGGTTTTTCCTATAGATTTGTCGGGTATGCCACCTGACCGTGacattgatttttgtattgatctaGAGCTAGGTAcacgtcctatttctattcctccctataagCTAGCTCCGGCTGGTTTAAGGAAGCTAAATTCTCAGTTGCaggatttgttgagtaagggTTTTATCCGTTCGAGTGcctctccttggggtgctcctatcttgCTTGTGAAGAAGGATGGTAGTCTTCGTATGTGTACAGACTACAACCAATTAAACAAAGTTACAATTCATAATAAGTATCCTTTGTCTCGTATGGATGATTTATTTAACCAGTTGCAGGTTGCATTCGTATTgtctaagatttatttgaggttcAG GCATGTGTTTTCAAAGAAAGAGGTGATAGTAGACCCGCAGAAGATTGAAGCAATTAAGAATTGGGATAGTCCTACTTTAGTGACAGAG GAAAAAAACATGAttggttatgctttgagatattTGAAgcccaatgagaagaattatcccactcataatttggagttagCTGCTGGG AGTTTCCAGCAGATAAAGTACGAGCATCAGAAGCCTGATGGTACTCTTCAGAGAATGCCCAttcctgaatggaaatgggagatgatagCTATAGATTTTGTTGTTAGTCTTCGCAAAAGTTTGGGAaaatatgattctatatgggttatttttgataggttgactaagtctgcagaTTTTATTACAGTTCAG CTTGTGGGTCCGGTGGCCTATAGATTGGCATTGCCTCCGAGTTTGTCGGGAGTTCACCCtgtgtttcatgtatctatgttaaaGAAGTTTCATGGTTATGGTAATTACATAATTCATTGGGATTCGGTCTTGTTAGAtgaaaacctctcttatgaagacttGTTAGAtaaaaacctctcttatgaagaggaacctattaCTATTCTTGATAGAGACGTTCGTAAGTTGAGGACTAAGAAGATTGCTTCTGTGAAGGTCCAGTGGAAGAATCATCCTATTAAGGAGGCCACGTAG